In Acinetobacter sp. TGL-Y2, a genomic segment contains:
- a CDS encoding alpha/beta fold hydrolase — MSFFQSPAFVKFMTATALTLSLNSLMLIQSAQASNPVEFVDYQKMLQEERAWAGLTTKTLRVGDVVWSYSEGGQANKPTLLLIHGIGSSRDTWNLIARNLSKYYHVIIPDLPGSGNTQTTKNFEMTLPNLTEQLRRFVETAHIQNDLHIAGHSVGGSIALLYASKYNFDTKSLFLISAGGLFKNNQTSYLNNPVYLKQLVIAQPGDLNFVMNKIMYNPPFVPAVIKKQQELLMISRAEDTAKLITHLLDMNKIYSINTFAAMLKNIEAPTLILWGKQDPIVNVEVAADLKSSLKYARQPVILDQVGHLPIIEAPERVTQHYIEFLNMLSH, encoded by the coding sequence ATGTCATTTTTCCAATCTCCCGCTTTCGTTAAATTCATGACCGCAACCGCTTTGACACTGAGCCTAAACAGTCTCATGTTGATTCAATCCGCACAAGCGTCAAATCCAGTCGAATTTGTCGATTACCAAAAAATGTTACAAGAAGAACGGGCTTGGGCAGGCTTAACCACGAAAACATTACGTGTGGGTGATGTGGTTTGGAGCTACAGCGAAGGCGGGCAAGCCAACAAGCCAACCTTGCTATTAATTCATGGTATTGGCAGTAGCCGTGACACGTGGAATCTGATCGCACGAAATTTATCTAAATACTATCATGTGATTATTCCGGACTTGCCCGGCAGTGGTAATACGCAGACTACGAAAAACTTTGAAATGACTTTGCCGAATTTGACCGAGCAACTGCGTAGATTTGTCGAAACAGCCCATATCCAAAATGATTTACATATTGCTGGACATTCAGTCGGGGGTTCAATCGCTTTGCTGTATGCCTCAAAATATAATTTTGACACCAAAAGTTTATTTTTAATCAGTGCCGGCGGTTTATTTAAAAATAATCAAACCTCTTATTTGAATAATCCGGTGTATTTAAAGCAATTGGTGATTGCTCAGCCAGGTGATTTAAATTTTGTCATGAACAAGATCATGTATAACCCACCTTTTGTGCCCGCTGTAATTAAGAAACAGCAAGAGCTATTGATGATCTCACGCGCTGAAGACACCGCAAAGCTGATTACTCATCTACTTGATATGAATAAAATATATTCAATCAATACATTTGCCGCTATGCTTAAAAACATTGAAGCACCGACGCTGATATTATGGGGAAAACAAGACCCGATTGTGAATGTCGAAGTAGCTGCGGATTTAAAGTCATCACTCAAGTATGCACGTCAACCTGTGATTTTAGATCAAGTGGGTCATT
- a CDS encoding carbonic anhydrase — protein sequence MLTAVEALERLKKGNQRFVNGETNHQKLLTHHERAQMAETQEPFAIILGCSDSRVPAEMVFDQGLGDLFVIRVAGNIVAPSQVGSVEFAVDSFNCPVVIVLGHTHCGAIDSTIEALRNPDQPPSANLMSIVNRVRPSVEILMQTELKDDLKKLSCHAVRSNVFASVNQLRHGSAVLESFISKGKLKVVGAEYSLETGEVLFFDF from the coding sequence ATGCTTACTGCAGTCGAAGCTTTAGAACGTTTAAAAAAAGGTAATCAGCGTTTTGTGAATGGAGAGACCAATCATCAAAAATTGCTGACCCACCATGAACGTGCGCAAATGGCAGAAACCCAAGAACCTTTCGCGATTATTTTGGGTTGCTCAGACTCTCGTGTCCCCGCTGAAATGGTGTTTGATCAAGGTTTAGGCGATCTGTTTGTCATTCGTGTGGCAGGCAATATTGTTGCGCCCTCACAAGTCGGCAGTGTTGAATTTGCAGTAGACAGTTTTAACTGTCCTGTGGTGATTGTCTTGGGTCATACTCACTGCGGCGCGATTGATTCAACCATTGAAGCTTTACGTAACCCAGACCAACCGCCTTCGGCAAACCTGATGTCTATTGTCAACCGTGTGCGACCATCGGTTGAAATTTTAATGCAAACCGAACTCAAAGATGACCTGAAAAAATTGTCTTGTCACGCAGTGCGATCGAATGTGTTTGCCTCAGTGAACCAATTACGCCACGGCTCTGCTGTATTGGAGAGTTTTATTTCTAAAGGCAAGCTTAAAGTGGTTGGCGCTGAGTATTCTTTGGAAACCGGCGAAGTGCTGTTCTTTGACTTTTAA
- a CDS encoding arylesterase, whose product MQNEKIFNLKTLKKFGQYFICSIVLLLPSTVFAKTILILGDSLSAGYGVTTQQGWVNLLQQRLNQQYPKQHKVINASVSGETTSGALARLPKLLQTHQPNIVVIELGGNDALRGQPPQMIQHNLAKLIQNSQKSKATVLLFGMKIPPNYGTAYSKAFENNYKLLSQQYKVKLLPFFMQGVAGNKKLMQKDLIHPNANAQKILLDNAYPYIKGAL is encoded by the coding sequence ATGCAAAATGAAAAAATATTTAATCTCAAAACTTTAAAGAAATTTGGTCAATATTTTATATGTAGCATAGTCTTGCTTTTACCCAGTACAGTTTTTGCAAAAACCATTTTAATTTTAGGTGACAGTTTAAGTGCCGGTTATGGCGTAACGACGCAGCAAGGTTGGGTTAATCTACTGCAACAGCGACTCAATCAGCAGTATCCGAAACAACACAAAGTGATCAATGCCAGCGTCAGCGGTGAAACCACCAGTGGTGCATTGGCTCGTCTGCCAAAATTATTACAAACGCATCAACCCAATATTGTGGTGATTGAACTGGGGGGCAATGATGCACTACGGGGTCAACCGCCTCAAATGATTCAGCATAATCTTGCAAAACTTATCCAGAATAGTCAGAAATCTAAAGCAACAGTTTTACTGTTTGGGATGAAAATTCCGCCCAACTACGGCACAGCCTATAGCAAGGCTTTTGAAAATAACTATAAGCTGCTGAGCCAGCAGTACAAAGTGAAGTTACTGCCTTTCTTTATGCAAGGTGTTGCTGGCAATAAAAAATTGATGCAAAAAGATTTGATTCATCCGAATGCCAATGCGCAAAAAATCCTATTGGACAATGCCTATCCCTATATAAAAGGCGCTTTATAA
- a CDS encoding ABC transporter ATP-binding protein, with amino-acid sequence MVQTDSTPSIMPQVIISARKLTQSIQLQQKKLSIFENLNLEIYAGEQVAITGRSGSGKSTLLGILATLDQASSGELYVQGEAVHVLNEEQRALVRLKHIGFVFQSFQLLPSLTALENVMLPLRLQADFHYAKAEQKALALLKKVGLERQSSQTPKVLSGGEQQRVAIARALISDPQIIFADEPTGNLDGDTAEEIEQLLFQLNRELGTTLVLVTHDPALAAQCQRHYELKDGALFEHATRIEARL; translated from the coding sequence ATGGTTCAAACAGACTCGACTCCATCCATCATGCCACAGGTGATTATTTCTGCACGGAAACTTACACAAAGTATTCAATTACAGCAAAAAAAATTAAGCATTTTTGAAAATTTAAATTTAGAGATTTATGCAGGTGAACAGGTTGCCATTACAGGGCGTTCAGGTTCTGGAAAATCGACCCTCTTGGGGATCTTGGCGACACTCGACCAAGCGTCATCAGGTGAGCTTTATGTGCAGGGTGAGGCTGTGCATGTCTTAAATGAAGAGCAAAGAGCTTTGGTACGTTTAAAGCATATTGGTTTTGTATTTCAATCTTTTCAGTTGTTGCCCTCATTAACTGCGCTGGAAAATGTGATGTTGCCGCTTCGGCTACAAGCAGATTTTCACTATGCTAAAGCCGAACAGAAGGCATTGGCATTACTGAAAAAAGTCGGACTTGAGCGCCAAAGTAGTCAAACACCGAAAGTACTCTCAGGTGGAGAGCAGCAACGTGTTGCCATTGCGCGTGCTTTAATTAGCGACCCTCAAATTATTTTCGCAGATGAGCCGACGGGTAATTTAGATGGTGATACGGCTGAAGAAATAGAACAACTGCTGTTTCAACTGAATCGGGAACTGGGCACCACCTTGGTGTTGGTCACCCATGATCCAGCACTCGCTGCGCAGTGCCAGCGTCATTATGAGCTAAAAGATGGCGCACTCTTTGAGCATGCCACTCGAATCGAGGCGCGGTTATGA